In Telopea speciosissima isolate NSW1024214 ecotype Mountain lineage chromosome 10, Tspe_v1, whole genome shotgun sequence, the DNA window CTTGGTCTTCTGCAAGTACCTCATGACCTTCTTTGCTGCCGTCCAATGTGCTAAACCAGGATCAGACTGGAATCGCCCTAAAACACTAATTGCAAAGGCTATATCCGGGCGAGTACAAACCTGTGCATACATCAGACTCCCTACTGCAGAAGCGTAGGGTTTGTCAGCCGTGGAACTCCTCTCAATGTCATTTCTAGGGCACTGCTGCTTGTTCAGTCTGTCTCCCTTGCTGATTGGCACATCACCAGCTGAACAAGTAGACATATTAAACCTTTTGAGAACCCTCTCAATATAAGCCTTTTGAGACAGCCCTAAAAAACCCCGCTTCCTGTCACGCTTGATCTCAATACCAAGGACAAAACtagcctcacccatgtccttcatttcaaaatttgCCGACAGAAAACTCTTCGTCTCAAGTAACAACGTAATGTCACTACATGCCAGtaagatatcatcaacatacagcACCAGAATGATGAACTTACTCCCACTGACCTTCAGGTAGATACAATGATCTACAGGGTtttcagaaaacccaaaagagacTACCACCTCATGAAATTTGAGGTACCACTGTCTTGAggcttgtttcaaaccatatagAGACTTCTTCAGCTTGCAAACTTTCCTCTCATTCCCTGTAATCTCAAAACCTTCTGGCTGAATCATGTAAACATCCTCTGCAAGATCTCCATTCAAGAATGtcgttttaacatccatctggtGTAACTCTAGGTCATAATGAGCTACAAGTGCCATGATAATTCTGAAAGAATCTTTTGTTGACACTAGGGAAAAGGTCTCATGGAAGTCTACACCTTCCTTCTGTGTGAATCCTTTTGCTACCAACCTGGCCTTGTAGCGCTCAACTCTACCATGAGAATCAGTCTTAGTTTTGTACACCCATTTGGAGCCTATAGGTGCACAACCTTCTGGAAGATCAACTAATTCCCAAACCTTATTGTTATCCATAGATAATAACTCATCCTGCATAGCCTCTAACCACTTCTGAGAATTTGCACTATTGACAGCTTGCTTATAATTGGTCGGATCCTCTTCTTGTCCAATATCAAAATCACCCTCCGTCAGGTACAACATGTAATCGGATCCGATTGTAGATCTACGAGGTCTAGCAGACCTTCTCAAAATCTCCTCTGGCTGAATGGGATCAATGGGATCAGCTGCTACCATTGGTTCAACAGGTGTCATTGGCTCAACCATCACCTCTCCAACAGGTTCAGGTGCAACCTGATCAACAATAATAGGAAGTTGGAGAATAGTACTAGGTACAACATCAAAAGCAACAATGTCCTCTTCATCAAAAACAAGATTCCTTGGCATAGGAAATCCACCACCATCCTCAATGAACTTGGCATGACTGGTTTCCACAATCCTGTTAACCGAATTAGGCCAGTAGAATCTGTAACCTTTGGACCTCTCAGGATATCCCATAAAGAAGCAGCTGACCGTCCTAGAGTCCAATACCCTTCCATGTGGATTAAATAACCTTGTTTCAGCTCTACAACCCCAGACATGCAAGTGATTGAGACTAGGCTTTCTTCCAGTCCAAAGTTCAAAAGGCGTCTTTGGAACTGATTTACTAGGCACTCTGTTTAGAATATATACAGCTGTCTTGATTGCTTCTCCCCAAAGGGACTCTGGAAGACTGGTGTTACTAAGCATGCTTCTCATCATGTCTTTCAGTGTACGGTTCCTTCTTTCTGCCACTCCATTCTGCTGCGGTGTGCCTGGCATAGAATACTGGGCAATAATGCCTTGCTACTATAAGTACTTGGCAAAGGGACCAAGTAGTTGGGTAGAATCTCCATGCCTGCCATAATACTCTCCTCCTCTGTCAGACCTCACTGTCTTAATTCTCCTTGAATGGAAATTTTCCACTTCAGCTTTGTAGATCATGAAGGCATCCAAAGAATTTGACTTCTTAGAAATGAGATAGAGGTACCCATAACGTgagaaatcatcaataaaggtaatGAAGTATCGTTGATCACCCACTGAAGGAATAGGAAATGGGCCACTAATATCTGTATGTATTAGCTCTAGTAAACCATTACTACGAGCTGCCTTCATCCTCCTTGTTTTAGTCATCTTCCCCTTCATACAATCCACACAATCATGTAGATCATGGAAGTCTAAAGGTCTAAGAATCTTATTTCTGACTAGTCTCTCCATCCTCTGCACAGATATATGACCCAAACGCCTATGCCACAACATGGAAGATCGCTCATCTAACATAGAGCGCTTGGAACCAACATTTAGAACTACTGGAGAATCACAGTTTAATTTGTAAAGCCCATCAACAAGACTACCATTGCCAACCACAACATAGTTATGTAATAAATTGAAGCCAtctttattaaaattgaaaaaatatccCATTCTTGAAagttttgaaatagaaatcaaattcctCCTTATGGAGGGAACATACACAATGTCTtctaaatccaaaaataaaccACCAGCTAATAAAATTCTAACTACTCCAATGGCTTCAACAGTAACCTCTACTCCATTTTCGACGAACACTGCCACTTCATCCTTGCTTGGTGTCCTCCTTCTGATGAACCCCTGTAAGGAATGAGTGACATGaatagaggatccaaaatcAATCCACCATGAATCCATAGAGGCATTAACATTAAAAGATTCAAAGCAAATAAGGGACAAGTGAGTACTA includes these proteins:
- the LOC122643378 gene encoding uncharacterized protein LOC122643378 — translated: MGVKTSYFAANFARKSATRMSIQGSLFSIVPILSGDNYKKWKEDLDVALCLMELDLALREPKPIVTATSTTEEKQKLEKWETTNRKCVTLIKRSIPENMKASVEKMDTATEYLPAIKELFEVSQSGEKAELMNQILSAKFDGNGSVREHILEISSVAQKLKDLDTNLDDDFLVSLTLKSLPEQYETLKTTYAALRVKWTMKELISICTQEEQNKKSKKKIESANVTTSKGGVGPYRNKKRFSKKGRFRPYDRSNRDRAPQRDQPQGFIRRRTPSKDEVAVFVENGVEVTVEAIGVVRILLAGGLFLDLEDIVYVPSIRRNLISISKLSRMGYFFNFNKDGFNLLHNYVVVGNGSLVDGLYKLNCDSPVVLNVGSKRSMLDERSSMLWHRRLGHISVQRMERLVRNKILRPLDFHDLHDCVDCMKGKMTKTRRMKAARSNGLLELIHTDISGPFPIPSVGDQRYFITFIDDFSRYGYLYLISKKSNSLDAFMIYKAEVENFHSRRIKTVRSDRGGEYYGRHGDSTQLLGPFAKYL